One Gemmatimonadota bacterium DNA window includes the following coding sequences:
- a CDS encoding N-acetylmuramoyl-L-alanine amidase: MFMAGCSNVIYIESANQNSRVDYVVIHATSANFAESVRLLTTRTGRPVSAHYLIPDENDPTYGHRRLRLHQFVKESQRAWHAGVSYWAGDTGLNARSIGIEIVNEFSCKSDTSAVEDSGPDALVCDFPPFSEAQIEMLIELLRGIQRRHPRIGPLDFVAHSDIAVPHRRRSDPGPLFPWRRLYDEGIGAWYDEESRLRYMAQFEDQLPTVERVQTALLRLGYLVEPTGELDHQTRFAVRAFQMHFRPSDYGGVPDVETAAILWSLIDKYRGGYLP, translated from the coding sequence ATGTTTATGGCTGGCTGTTCGAACGTAATCTACATCGAGTCGGCGAACCAGAACAGTCGGGTCGATTACGTGGTGATTCACGCCACCTCGGCGAATTTTGCGGAATCGGTAAGATTGCTCACCACCCGAACCGGGCGTCCGGTCAGCGCACATTACCTGATTCCCGACGAAAACGACCCTACCTACGGTCACCGCCGGTTGCGTTTGCATCAATTCGTGAAGGAAAGCCAAAGGGCATGGCACGCCGGCGTCAGCTACTGGGCCGGGGATACGGGGCTTAACGCCCGATCCATCGGAATCGAGATCGTAAACGAGTTTAGCTGTAAGTCGGATACGTCAGCTGTCGAGGACAGCGGTCCGGACGCGCTCGTCTGTGATTTCCCGCCTTTCAGTGAAGCGCAGATCGAGATGTTGATCGAATTGCTTCGGGGCATTCAGCGACGGCACCCCCGCATTGGTCCGCTCGATTTCGTCGCTCACTCCGATATTGCGGTCCCACACCGGCGCCGGTCGGATCCGGGTCCCCTCTTTCCCTGGCGAAGGCTGTACGACGAAGGCATAGGCGCCTGGTATGACGAGGAATCTAGGTTGCGTTACATGGCGCAATTCGAGGACCAGCTACCTACGGTCGAAAGAGTGCAGACCGCATTGCTAAGGCTCGGATACCTGGTCGAACCAACCGGCGAACTCGATCACCAGACGCGCTTCGCCGTACGCGCGTTTCAAATGCACTTTCGCCCCTCGGACTATGGCGGCGTACCCGACGTTGAGACCGCGGCCATTCTCTGGAGCCTGATCGATAAATACCGCGGCGGGTACCTGCCTTGA
- a CDS encoding proline--tRNA ligase, whose translation MAKKLTAQAEDFSAWYNEVIAKAELADNAPTRGCMVIRPYGFALWENMVAVLDRMFKDTGHVNAYFPLLIPDSFFQKEAEHVEGFSPECAVVTHGGGKKLEESLMVRPTSETIIADMYARWIQSYRDLPLLINQWANVFRWELRPRAFLRTTEFLWQEGHTAHASAAEAEEETLRILDIYRTFAEDYMAIPVLYGPKTDAEKFPGALQTYAIEGMMKDGKALQMGTSHDLGQNFSRAFNIDFQTRDGSREHVYQTSWGMSTRTVGAIIMAHGDDRGLVLPPRLAPHQVVVIPIAKSDEEQSVVREAVDKLVASLEGVRVKVDDREQFGLGWKFTEWETKGVPLRVELGPRDIASGQAVVVRRDTGEKDFVSLESLGKRIGDLLETVQRDMFQRALDFREARSREIRDREAFMSAANGDGGFIHAHWCGDPACEAAVKDETRNTIRCVPMDWQADPGACAYCGGTSERKVVYAQAY comes from the coding sequence ATGGCAAAAAAACTGACCGCGCAGGCGGAAGATTTCTCGGCCTGGTACAATGAAGTGATCGCGAAAGCCGAACTGGCCGACAACGCGCCGACCCGCGGCTGCATGGTCATCCGGCCATACGGTTTCGCGCTTTGGGAGAACATGGTGGCGGTGCTGGACCGGATGTTCAAGGATACCGGTCACGTAAATGCCTATTTCCCGTTGTTGATCCCCGACAGCTTCTTCCAGAAAGAAGCGGAGCACGTGGAGGGATTCTCGCCCGAATGCGCCGTGGTTACGCACGGTGGGGGAAAGAAGCTCGAAGAAAGCCTCATGGTCCGCCCGACCTCCGAGACCATCATTGCGGACATGTACGCCAGGTGGATCCAGTCCTATCGCGACCTGCCGCTGCTGATCAACCAGTGGGCCAACGTCTTCCGGTGGGAACTGCGGCCGAGGGCCTTCCTGCGGACGACGGAATTCCTCTGGCAGGAAGGCCACACGGCCCACGCCTCGGCGGCGGAGGCCGAGGAGGAGACCCTGCGCATCCTGGACATCTACCGCACCTTCGCGGAAGACTACATGGCGATTCCGGTGCTGTACGGTCCGAAAACCGACGCCGAGAAGTTCCCCGGCGCGCTTCAGACCTACGCCATCGAGGGCATGATGAAGGACGGCAAGGCCCTGCAGATGGGCACTTCGCACGACCTGGGGCAGAACTTCTCCCGGGCCTTCAACATCGATTTCCAGACGCGGGACGGGTCGCGCGAACACGTCTACCAGACGAGTTGGGGCATGAGCACCCGGACCGTCGGCGCCATCATCATGGCCCATGGCGACGACAGGGGGCTGGTACTGCCTCCCCGCCTGGCGCCTCACCAGGTCGTCGTCATTCCCATCGCGAAGTCCGACGAGGAACAGTCCGTCGTGCGGGAAGCCGTCGACAAGCTGGTTGCGTCGCTGGAAGGCGTGCGGGTGAAGGTCGACGACCGCGAGCAGTTCGGCCTGGGCTGGAAGTTCACCGAGTGGGAAACGAAGGGCGTGCCGCTGCGTGTGGAACTTGGCCCGCGGGACATCGCGTCCGGCCAGGCGGTGGTCGTGCGCAGGGATACGGGGGAGAAGGACTTCGTTTCCCTCGAGTCCCTGGGCAAGCGGATCGGGGATCTGCTGGAGACCGTGCAGCGGGATATGTTCCAGCGCGCCTTGGATTTCCGCGAAGCCCGTTCCCGGGAGATCCGGGACCGGGAAGCCTTCATGTCGGCCGCGAACGGCGACGGGGGGTTCATCCACGCGCACTGGTGCGGCGATCCGGCGTGTGAGGCCGCGGTCAAAGACGAAACCCGGAACACGATCCGGTGCGTCCCCATGGACTGGCAGGCCGATCCGGGCGCTTGCGCGTATTGCGGGGGGACATCGGAACGAAAGGTCGTCTACGCCCAGGCCTACTGA
- a CDS encoding citrate synthase (catalyzes the formation of citrate from acetyl-CoA and oxaloacetate), protein MVKLGLEGVVAAQTAVCFIDGLQGRMLYRGHDIHDLAAHSSFEETAYLLWHGDLPGSGRLAELNEQLLAGRTLPAAVLDLLRALPRHTAPMDVLRSAVSFLSAYDPDAANHAREANLRKAVRLTAQFATVTAAWHRISHGGDPIAPNPSLDHAANFLYMLTGMRPDPEHAKAFDVALILHADHELNASTFAARVTAATLSDMHSAVTSAVGTLKGPLHGGANKDVMDMLNKIGEISLAADYVREKLAAREKIPGFGHRVYKTEDPRATHLRRLSEELGRNAGDLKWYEMSRVIEQTMMDLKGIACNVDFYSGSVYASMGIPAGLFTPVFACSRITGWTAHLLEQYADNRIIRPLGEYTGPTEARYIPMDARPV, encoded by the coding sequence ATGGTCAAGCTAGGCCTTGAAGGCGTCGTAGCCGCGCAGACGGCCGTCTGTTTCATCGATGGCCTGCAGGGCAGAATGCTCTACCGGGGCCACGACATTCACGACCTGGCTGCCCATTCCAGTTTCGAGGAAACGGCCTACCTGCTGTGGCACGGCGACCTGCCGGGATCGGGCCGTCTGGCGGAACTCAACGAGCAGCTCCTCGCCGGCAGAACGTTGCCTGCAGCAGTTCTGGACCTGCTGCGGGCACTCCCGCGCCACACGGCGCCCATGGATGTGCTCCGTTCGGCCGTGTCGTTCCTGTCCGCCTACGACCCGGATGCGGCGAACCACGCCCGCGAAGCGAATTTGCGCAAAGCCGTCCGGCTGACCGCCCAGTTCGCGACCGTTACCGCCGCCTGGCACCGGATTTCGCACGGCGGCGATCCCATCGCGCCGAATCCGTCTCTGGACCACGCCGCGAATTTCCTGTACATGCTGACCGGTATGCGACCGGACCCCGAGCACGCGAAGGCCTTCGACGTCGCCCTGATCCTGCATGCCGACCACGAACTGAACGCGTCGACCTTCGCCGCCCGGGTCACCGCGGCCACGCTCTCGGACATGCATTCGGCGGTCACGTCGGCCGTCGGCACGCTCAAGGGACCGCTGCACGGCGGCGCCAACAAGGACGTGATGGACATGCTCAACAAGATCGGGGAGATCTCCCTGGCCGCGGACTACGTCAGGGAGAAACTGGCCGCCAGGGAGAAAATTCCCGGATTCGGTCACCGCGTCTACAAGACGGAGGATCCCCGGGCGACGCACCTGCGCCGCCTCTCGGAGGAACTGGGCAGGAATGCGGGTGACCTGAAGTGGTATGAAATGTCCCGCGTGATCGAGCAAACCATGATGGACCTGAAGGGTATCGCCTGCAACGTGGATTTCTATTCCGGATCGGTCTATGCCAGCATGGGGATTCCGGCGGGGTTGTTCACACCCGTTTTCGCCTGCAGCCGGATCACCGGATGGACCGCGCACCTCCTCGAACAGTACGCCGACAACCGGATCATCCGCCCGTTGGGCGAGTATACGGGGCCGACCGAAGCGCGGTACATACCCATGGACGCCCGCCCCGTCTGA
- the apaG gene encoding Co2+/Mg2+ efflux protein ApaG, whose translation MPTPLNSDTVTHGIRVQVYPGYLPDHSDPGQSQYVFAYRIVITNDSERWVKLINRHWVIINADGKRSEVRGPGVVGLQPELEPGENHEYQSLCPLDTEWGTMEGEYEMQDADGRHFEVEIGRFYLAISSDEKVESWQKN comes from the coding sequence ATGCCGACACCGCTGAATTCCGACACGGTCACCCATGGCATACGGGTCCAGGTATACCCGGGCTATCTGCCCGATCATTCCGATCCCGGCCAGAGCCAGTACGTGTTCGCCTATCGTATCGTCATCACCAACGACAGCGAGCGGTGGGTGAAGCTGATCAACCGTCACTGGGTCATCATCAACGCCGACGGCAAGCGTAGCGAAGTCAGGGGACCGGGCGTCGTGGGGTTGCAGCCCGAACTCGAGCCCGGAGAAAACCACGAATACCAGAGCCTTTGCCCCCTGGACACGGAGTGGGGCACCATGGAAGGCGAATACGAAATGCAGGACGCGGACGGCCGTCACTTCGAAGTGGAGATCGGCCGGTTCTATCTTGCGATATCTTCGGACGAAAAGGTGGAGTCATGGCAAAAAAACTGA